The proteins below are encoded in one region of Triticum aestivum cultivar Chinese Spring chromosome 1B, IWGSC CS RefSeq v2.1, whole genome shotgun sequence:
- the LOC123077238 gene encoding protein FAR1-RELATED SEQUENCE 7 has translation MWTCGVEAEAARSLLHAKELVEGGVVAAVAVLAAAAAVPSLLLDEELAEGGVVHAEVLVPFKPVTSWFQCNNSLKRKEYSSQPPRATETAAELAPPGKERRRIRMKEEEKEKAPPHLHAHGAAEAAPPPRARLGDEHGSASVYRVGALEKAIAGFAQRETEAVVNPTVGSFFVSLDEAYEFYNIYSWESGFGVRYGASSMDSHGTKCIQQFVCACEGKPSKDSDSFRRCECKASILLLRSRDGGWRVCEHQVGHNHPLSKMCAQRSSWQSHSSIDKNTRGLIRQLRENNVPHIDDNDAKNPLSDDIQKTEETFARIKAKDPTFGYTGLQLDSNWRVRPLLWTSGQSLQYQYFGIFDTTYRSDKYGTPFGLFVGVNNNFETILLGGVLMINEKMESYKWVLSQFFQLMGREHPKTILTDRCEAIEEAVLEVLPSTTHRWFKWNVLRRAKDYLGFHYTKTSSFRVGLHKILNDTLTADEFERAWEMLLEEHGLENHPFLKEIYEVRHKWVKAYFSDTFCATLTSTQKSESAKHFLKQHHVPRDCSMELFALQYEKLRSDQQPDYGFPEQSTTKDEIVLRTNLPIEKHASDVYTRPVYEKFVQTIRESESEPYVVEAVIPNLRYIARRPSSETREKWSRVEYEVNVREDGEAFMCVCKQFEHTGMLCCHAVKVMIHLGVREIPRLHVMPRWTAKPLQCQMHCRGEPRTDTCQQCRHSVLHDQFLDLARLACEDDRCYEVVMRGIGKLNRELAAAEAVPRRRSTKPAPWKPRRKR, from the exons TGTAATAATTCACTGAAAAGAAAAGAATATTCATCCCAACCGCCGCGGGCGACAGAGACGGCCGCGGAGTTggcgccgccggggaaggagcggCGGAG GATCAGGAtgaaagaggaggagaaggagaaggcgcCGCCGCACCTGCATGCCCATGGCGCCGCCgaagccgcccctccccctag GGCGCGACTCGGAGATGAACATGGATCTGCTTCTGTGTATCGTGTTGGTGCCCTGGAGAAGGCGATTGCAGGGTTtgcgcagagggaaacagaggccGTGGTCAATCCTACTGTCGGGAGTTTCTTTGTTTCTCTTGACGAGGCTTATGAATTCTACAACATTTATTCTTGGGAATCTGGTTTCGGAGTTAGGTATGGAGCGAGTAGTATGGATTCTCATGGAACTAAATGCATACAGCAATTTGTTTGCGCGTGTGAG GGTAAACCGTCCAAGGACAGCGATTCTTTTCGTCGGTGTGAATGCAAAGCGTCAATTCTTTTACTGAGATCCAGAGACGGCGGATGGCGTGTGTGTGAGCATCAAGTTGGGCATAACCATCCACTTTCTAAGATGTGTGCGCAGAGGTCATCTTGGCAGTCTCATAGTAGTATTGACAAGAACACAAGGGGCTTGATTCGTCAACTAAGGGAAAACAATGTGCCACACATTGATGATAATGATGCAAAGAATCCGCTGTCTGATGATATCCAGAAGACAGAGGAAACCTTTGCTAGGATCAAAGCAAAGGATCCAACATTTGGTTATACTGGTTTGCAGCTTGATAGTAACTGGAGagtaaggccattactctggaccAGTGGCCAGAGCCTTCAGTACCAATACTTTGGTATCTTCGACACCACCTACAGGTCGGACAAGTACGGGACGCCGTTCGGCCTTTTTGTTGGAGTCAACAACAACTTTGAGACCATATTGCTTGGTGGGGTGCTGATGATAAACGAGAAAATGGAGAGCTACAAATGGGTGCTCAGTCAGTTCTTCCAATTAATGGGTAGGGAACACCCCAAAACTATACTGACCG ATCGCTGCGAGGCAATTGAGGAAGCCGTATTGGAGGTACTGCCATCCACCACACACAGATGGTTCAAGTGGAATGTGCTTCGCAGGGCAAAGGACTACCTTGGTTTCCATTACACCAAAACAAGTAGCTTCCGAGTGGGGCTCCACAAAATTCTGAACGACACGCTGACAGCTgatgagtttgagagagcatgggAGATGCTGCTAGAGGAGCATGGATTGGAGAATCATCCATTTCTGAAGGAGATCTATGAGGTGCGGCACAAGTGGGTCAAGGCATACTTCAGCGACACGTTCTGTGCTACACTGACCAGCACACAAAAGAGCGAGAGCGCGAAACACTTTCTGAAACAACATCATGTTCCACGGGATTGCTCTATGGAGCTTTTCGCCCTACAGTACGAGAAACTGCGGTCCGATCAACAACCAGACTATGGGTTTCCGGAGCAGAGTACTACTAAG GATGAGATTGTTCTGAGAACAAATCTACCAATCGAGAAGCACGCCAGCGATGTGTACACAAGACCGGTGTATGAAAAGTTTGTGCAAACCATACGTGAATCCGAATCCGAACCTTACGTGGTGGAGGCAGTCATCCCCAACCTGAGGTACATAGCACGGCGTCCAAGCAGTGAAACTAGGGAGAAATGGTCTAGGGTGGAATATGAGGTGAATGTTAGAGAAGACGGCGAAGCGTTCATGTGCGTGTGCAAGCAATTCGAGCACACGGGGATGCTCTGCTGCCATGCTGTCAAG GTGATGATCCACCTGGGCGTGCGTGAAATACCAAGGCTACACGTCATGCCACGCTGGACAGCCAAGCCTCTCCAATGCCAGATGCACTGCCGCGGCGAACCTCGGACGGACACGTGCCAGCAATGCAGGCACTCCGTGCTGCATGACCAGTTCTTAGACCTAGCGCGCCTCGCCTGTGAGGATGATCGGTGCTACGAGGTTGTCATGAGGGGCATCGGCAAACTGAACAGAGAATTGGCGGCAGCAGaggccgtgccccgccgccgcagcACCAAGCCGGCGCCGTGGAAGCCGAGGAGGAAGCGTTGA